The proteins below are encoded in one region of Effusibacillus dendaii:
- a CDS encoding PIN/TRAM domain-containing protein, whose protein sequence is MMKRIIHLFFAMIGIVLGYTFGPVLFALIHFEYFNFNRMPFTSPIFGAILGGAVSILTTVSVVNYSVAMLRWFEEKLLRAPLSDLFAGVIGTVAGLIVAYLLSPAITNIPLVGQVVQAFASIILGIFGFRIGYSKREELISFFPNKFGSKDKQKNTGKNTDAKLLDTSVIIDGRIADIVKTGFLDGTLVIPTFILEELQHIADSSDVLKRNRGRRGLDILNRIQKELKIKVQIMEIDFDDIQEVDSKLVKLAKQLNGMVVTNDFNLNKVCELQGVGVLNINDLANAVKPVVLPGEEILVQVIKDGKEYGQGVGYLDDGTMIVVEGGKDFIGTRLEVMVTSVLQTSAGRMIFAKPKLLEKAL, encoded by the coding sequence ATGATGAAACGGATTATTCATTTATTTTTTGCGATGATCGGAATTGTTCTGGGGTATACATTCGGCCCTGTATTATTTGCACTCATTCACTTTGAATATTTTAATTTTAATCGGATGCCCTTTACATCTCCCATATTTGGCGCGATATTGGGAGGCGCGGTATCGATTTTAACGACCGTTTCCGTTGTGAATTACAGTGTGGCCATGCTGCGCTGGTTTGAAGAAAAACTGCTTCGAGCACCGCTTTCAGATCTGTTTGCCGGTGTGATTGGTACGGTTGCCGGGTTGATCGTTGCGTATTTGCTTTCACCAGCCATCACCAACATTCCGTTAGTAGGTCAGGTGGTACAAGCCTTTGCCAGCATCATTTTGGGTATTTTCGGTTTCCGGATTGGGTACAGCAAGCGGGAGGAATTGATTTCTTTTTTCCCCAATAAGTTTGGCAGTAAAGATAAACAAAAAAACACGGGTAAAAACACGGATGCCAAGCTTTTAGATACCAGCGTTATTATTGATGGACGGATTGCGGACATTGTCAAAACCGGATTTTTGGACGGTACGCTTGTGATTCCGACATTTATTCTGGAAGAATTGCAGCATATTGCCGATTCGTCTGATGTGTTAAAACGCAATCGGGGCCGCCGTGGCCTGGATATTTTGAACCGTATCCAAAAAGAACTTAAAATCAAGGTTCAGATCATGGAGATTGATTTTGATGATATCCAGGAAGTCGATTCCAAGCTTGTGAAACTTGCCAAGCAACTCAACGGGATGGTTGTAACAAATGACTTTAACTTAAATAAAGTCTGCGAGTTGCAAGGTGTGGGCGTGTTAAATATCAACGATCTGGCCAATGCAGTAAAACCGGTCGTTTTGCCCGGGGAAGAGATACTCGTTCAAGTGATCAAGGACGGGAAGGAATACGGGCAGGGAGTCGGGTACCTGGATGACGGCACAATGATTGTCGTGGAAGGCGGCAAAGATTTTATCGGAACGCGGTTAGAAGTTATGGTGACGAGCGTTCTGCAGACTTCGGCAGGCCGAATGATATTTGCCAAACCGAAGCTTTTGGAAAAGGCGCTTTAA
- a CDS encoding CtsR family transcriptional regulator, protein MSNISDIIEQYIKDILLSGQAGYVEIQRNDLADRFRCVPSQINYVISTRFTVERGYIVESKRGGGGYIRIRKMDLDKGGNVYQTVLRLIGRQISFREAEDVIQRLLEERLITQREARMLLAAVDGDLLQMAASERDRFRAQLLSVLLMAILKG, encoded by the coding sequence CTGAGTAATATCTCCGATATCATTGAACAGTACATCAAGGACATTCTTCTATCGGGTCAGGCAGGATACGTCGAAATCCAGCGCAATGACCTGGCGGATCGGTTTCGTTGTGTGCCTTCACAGATCAATTATGTGATAAGCACGAGGTTTACCGTGGAAAGAGGTTATATTGTAGAATCCAAACGCGGGGGAGGCGGTTACATACGAATTCGCAAAATGGATTTGGATAAGGGTGGGAATGTATACCAAACCGTATTGCGGTTAATTGGAAGACAGATCTCTTTCCGTGAAGCAGAGGATGTTATTCAACGTCTTTTGGAAGAGCGATTAATTACCCAACGCGAAGCTCGAATGCTGCTGGCTGCCGTAGATGGTGATTTGCTGCAGATGGCTGCGTCGGAAAGAGATCGATTCCGAGCACAACTTCTTTCCGTTTTATTAATGGCTATTTTAAAAGGGTAG
- a CDS encoding ATP-dependent Clp protease ATP-binding subunit, whose product MMFGRFTERAQKVLALAQEEATRLAHSGVGTEHILLGLVREGEGIAAKALASLGLSGDKVQKEVEKIIGRGQGQTGGMAYTPRAKKVIELSIDEARKLGHNYVGTEHILLGLIREGEGVAARVLSNLGVSLNKARQQVLQLLGGDMSDNSQESPQSVNTPTLDSLARDLTNMARDGKLDPVIGRAKEIERVIQVLSRRTKNNPVLIGEPGVGKTAIAEGLAQRIVDNDIPETLRNKRVMVLDMGTVVAGTKYRGEFEDRLKKIMDEIRQAGNIILFIDELHTLIGAGGAEGAIDASNILKPALARGELQCIGATTLDEYRKHIEKDVALERRFQPIMVEQPNVEDAIQILHGLRDRYEAHHRVKISDEALEAAVRLSDRYITDRFLPDKAIDLIDEAASRVRLRTHTQPPNLKELEEKLEEIRFEKESAVQSQEFEKAASLRDKEQKLREELESRKVEWQQNQVKSDTVVTADDIADIVSMWTGVPVRKLAEEESERLMNLENILHNRVIGQDEAVKAISRAVRRARAGLKDPKRPIGSFIFLGPTGVGKTELARALAEAMFGDENAMIRIDMSEYMERHTTSRLVGAPPGYVGYEEGGQLTEAVRRKPYSVVLLDEIEKAHPEVFNILLQLLDDGRLTDAKGRTVDFRNTIIILTSNVGAQTIRKGGALGFTASKEADYIDMKDRVMDELKKQFRPEFLNRIDDTIVFHPLSEDDIKKIANLLAEDLRKRLKQHNIDFVLSDEAKAFLAKEGYDPTYGARPLKRAIQRHIEDKLSEALLTGTIQKGDRVKIDLEDDHLTVSKMESLPTEV is encoded by the coding sequence ATGATGTTCGGTAGATTTACAGAACGTGCACAAAAAGTGCTTGCGTTGGCACAGGAAGAGGCAACCCGCTTGGCGCATTCCGGAGTTGGCACAGAGCATATTTTACTGGGACTTGTCCGGGAGGGAGAAGGGATTGCAGCAAAAGCTCTTGCAAGTCTGGGGCTCTCGGGAGATAAAGTTCAAAAAGAAGTGGAAAAAATTATTGGCCGTGGTCAAGGGCAAACGGGTGGCATGGCATACACTCCGAGGGCGAAGAAAGTTATCGAACTTTCCATTGATGAAGCCCGCAAACTGGGCCACAATTACGTGGGCACCGAGCATATTTTGCTGGGGCTGATTCGGGAAGGCGAGGGAGTGGCGGCCAGGGTGCTGTCCAATCTTGGGGTCTCCCTAAATAAAGCCCGCCAGCAGGTCCTTCAACTGCTTGGGGGGGATATGAGCGACAATAGTCAAGAATCACCGCAATCGGTAAATACACCAACGCTGGACTCCTTGGCGCGTGATTTAACCAACATGGCCCGGGATGGAAAACTGGATCCGGTTATTGGCCGTGCTAAGGAAATCGAACGCGTAATTCAAGTGCTGTCTCGCCGGACCAAAAACAACCCGGTGCTGATTGGAGAACCGGGTGTCGGTAAGACAGCTATAGCAGAAGGATTGGCGCAGCGAATTGTCGACAACGATATTCCGGAAACCTTACGCAACAAACGGGTAATGGTGCTCGATATGGGTACCGTAGTAGCTGGCACCAAATATCGCGGCGAGTTTGAAGATCGTTTGAAAAAAATCATGGATGAAATTCGTCAAGCAGGCAATATCATTCTGTTTATTGATGAATTGCATACACTGATTGGCGCTGGTGGTGCAGAAGGAGCGATTGATGCATCCAACATTTTAAAACCTGCGTTGGCGCGTGGCGAACTGCAGTGCATCGGTGCCACAACACTGGACGAATACCGTAAACATATTGAAAAAGATGTGGCGCTCGAACGCCGCTTCCAACCGATTATGGTGGAACAGCCGAATGTGGAGGATGCCATTCAAATTTTGCATGGCTTGCGAGATCGTTATGAAGCGCATCACCGTGTAAAAATTTCGGATGAAGCTTTAGAAGCAGCTGTACGGTTATCTGACCGTTATATAACTGATCGCTTCTTGCCGGACAAAGCAATCGATTTGATTGACGAAGCGGCCTCCCGTGTTCGTCTGCGCACACACACGCAGCCGCCTAATCTGAAGGAACTGGAAGAGAAACTGGAAGAAATCCGCTTTGAAAAGGAATCGGCCGTACAGAGCCAGGAATTCGAAAAAGCGGCTTCACTCCGCGACAAAGAGCAAAAACTGCGGGAAGAATTGGAATCACGCAAAGTGGAGTGGCAGCAGAATCAAGTCAAATCAGACACTGTCGTGACCGCAGATGATATTGCGGATATTGTTTCTATGTGGACGGGGGTTCCAGTTCGTAAACTGGCAGAAGAAGAAAGCGAACGCTTGATGAATCTGGAAAATATCCTGCATAATCGTGTAATTGGGCAGGATGAAGCGGTTAAGGCGATATCCCGTGCGGTACGACGAGCGCGTGCCGGATTGAAGGATCCGAAACGGCCGATCGGTTCGTTTATCTTCCTGGGACCCACTGGTGTTGGGAAAACCGAGTTGGCACGGGCATTGGCGGAAGCGATGTTTGGAGACGAAAATGCGATGATCCGAATTGACATGTCCGAATATATGGAACGCCACACCACGTCTCGCCTGGTAGGTGCGCCTCCCGGATACGTGGGGTATGAAGAAGGCGGCCAGTTGACGGAAGCAGTTCGCCGTAAACCGTACTCAGTAGTTCTTTTGGATGAGATCGAAAAAGCGCATCCCGAAGTATTTAACATTTTGCTGCAGTTGTTGGATGACGGCCGCCTCACTGACGCCAAAGGGAGAACGGTTGATTTCCGAAATACGATCATCATTCTTACATCCAACGTCGGAGCGCAGACGATTCGAAAAGGCGGCGCGCTGGGATTCACCGCTTCAAAAGAAGCAGATTATATCGACATGAAGGATCGTGTCATGGACGAACTGAAAAAACAGTTCCGCCCAGAATTTCTCAACCGGATTGACGATACGATTGTATTCCATCCGCTGTCGGAAGACGACATTAAAAAGATTGCCAATCTTTTGGCGGAAGATCTGCGCAAGCGTTTGAAACAGCATAATATCGACTTTGTACTGTCGGATGAGGCAAAAGCGTTCCTGGCCAAGGAAGGATATGATCCGACGTATGGGGCACGTCCGTTGAAACGGGCCATTCAGCGCCATATTGAGGATAAATTGTCTGAGGCATTATTGACCGGTACGATTCAAAAAGGGGATCGGGTGAAAATCGATCTGGAAGACGATCATTTGACCGTCTCAAAAATGGAAAGCTTGCCGACCGAGGTATAA
- the radA gene encoding DNA repair protein RadA — MAKTKVKFICQECGYESPKWMGKCPSCHVWNQMVEEVERPARAGLPATLSGVGTKAESIAEIDISQVPRTTSGSVETDRVLGGGIVSGSLVLVGGDPGIGKSTVLLQTSHQLALQGYVVLYVSGEESAQQIRLRAERLRAVSPNLFILAETDLTQIELQIEAVKPDFLVIDSIQTVYHPAVGSTPGSVGQVRECTGHLLRIAKTSGIATFIVGHVTKEGAIAGPRLLEHMVDAVLYFEGERHHTYRILRAVKNRFGSTNEIGIFEMEEAGLREVENPSELFLSERSKGVPGSAVVAALEGTRPILVEIQALVSPTTFGNPRRQATGLDHNRVSMMLAVLEKRSGLFVGSQDAYVNVAGGVRLDEPAVDLGVAVAIASSFKDQGVSPNDVFIGEVGLAGEIRGVSRIEQRVKEIQKLGFSRCFIPSRNLRGWTPPAGIELIGVDSIQQAFEIVFRG, encoded by the coding sequence ATGGCCAAAACGAAAGTAAAATTCATCTGTCAGGAATGCGGATATGAAAGTCCAAAGTGGATGGGGAAATGCCCGAGTTGTCATGTATGGAACCAGATGGTGGAAGAAGTTGAACGGCCTGCTCGGGCCGGTTTGCCTGCCACCTTATCCGGCGTCGGCACCAAAGCGGAAAGTATCGCGGAAATTGATATTTCTCAAGTACCTCGCACGACAAGCGGGTCTGTAGAAACAGACCGAGTGTTGGGCGGCGGCATCGTATCCGGATCGCTTGTTTTGGTCGGGGGTGATCCGGGAATTGGAAAATCCACTGTATTGCTGCAAACGTCCCATCAGTTGGCGCTGCAAGGTTATGTCGTATTGTATGTTTCCGGAGAGGAGTCAGCCCAACAGATCCGTCTGCGAGCAGAACGACTGCGGGCGGTTTCGCCAAATCTTTTTATTTTGGCGGAGACAGATCTAACCCAAATCGAATTGCAAATCGAAGCGGTAAAACCAGATTTCCTGGTGATCGATTCGATTCAGACCGTTTATCATCCTGCAGTCGGAAGTACGCCAGGTTCTGTCGGGCAAGTGCGGGAATGTACCGGTCACTTATTGCGTATTGCCAAAACGTCAGGCATTGCAACCTTCATTGTCGGTCATGTGACAAAAGAAGGGGCTATTGCCGGACCGCGATTGCTGGAACATATGGTCGATGCAGTGCTTTATTTTGAAGGGGAAAGACATCATACGTACCGTATTTTACGGGCGGTCAAAAACCGGTTTGGCTCCACGAATGAAATTGGCATTTTCGAAATGGAAGAGGCAGGCCTGCGCGAGGTGGAAAATCCTTCTGAACTGTTCCTGTCCGAACGGTCAAAAGGGGTACCGGGGTCGGCGGTGGTCGCGGCTTTGGAAGGAACCCGACCGATTCTTGTCGAAATTCAAGCATTGGTAAGCCCTACCACATTCGGGAATCCCCGGCGGCAGGCGACAGGATTGGATCATAACCGTGTCTCGATGATGCTGGCCGTACTTGAAAAACGGTCAGGCCTCTTTGTCGGATCGCAGGATGCATACGTCAATGTGGCAGGCGGAGTGCGACTGGATGAACCGGCAGTCGATCTGGGGGTTGCAGTTGCGATTGCGTCCAGTTTTAAAGACCAAGGAGTTAGCCCCAATGATGTGTTTATTGGGGAAGTAGGGCTTGCCGGGGAGATTCGTGGCGTATCTCGAATTGAACAGCGTGTTAAGGAAATACAAAAACTGGGTTTTTCCCGGTGTTTTATTCCTTCCCGAAATTTGAGGGGTTGGACGCCTCCAGCAGGTATTGAGCTGATAGGTGTCGATAGTATACAACAAGCATTTGAAATCGTTTTCCGGGGGTGA
- the disA gene encoding DNA integrity scanning diadenylate cyclase DisA produces the protein MRDDIKKDTMLNKLLRITAPGTKLREGLENVLRAKTGALIVIGQTPEVEKIVDGGFNIDCDLTPANLYELAKMDGAIVLSEDLKRILIANAQLTPDASIPSFETGTRHRTAERVAKQTEQLVICISQRRDVITLYQSNFRYTLKDISVILAKANQAINTLERYKAVLDQALTNLSALEFEELVTLHEVAMVMQRIEMVLRIKMEIRRYITELGTEGRLISMQLDELVSKVDEEAYLLVKDYCRKSDLTPHQILTELHALSADDLLDSEAIIRIFGYEGDINITEEPVSSRGYRILTKLPRLPHPVIENLVSHFSNISNVLGASIEELDDVEGIGEVRARSIREGLRRIQEQVFIDRHI, from the coding sequence ATGAGAGACGACATTAAAAAAGATACGATGTTAAATAAACTGCTTCGTATCACAGCGCCCGGCACTAAGTTGAGAGAAGGGTTAGAGAACGTTTTGCGGGCTAAGACTGGTGCTCTGATTGTGATCGGACAGACGCCTGAAGTGGAAAAAATAGTGGATGGCGGATTTAACATCGATTGTGATCTCACCCCTGCTAACCTCTACGAATTGGCGAAAATGGACGGGGCCATTGTTTTGAGTGAAGATTTGAAACGGATTCTGATTGCGAATGCTCAATTAACACCGGATGCGTCGATACCTTCTTTCGAAACAGGTACCCGTCATCGAACGGCGGAACGTGTTGCCAAGCAGACGGAGCAATTGGTGATTTGCATTTCGCAACGACGGGATGTCATCACACTGTACCAGTCCAATTTTCGGTATACGTTAAAAGATATTAGCGTGATACTGGCGAAGGCGAATCAAGCCATCAACACGTTGGAGCGATACAAAGCTGTACTCGACCAAGCATTGACAAATTTAAGCGCACTGGAATTTGAAGAGCTGGTTACTCTTCATGAAGTGGCGATGGTCATGCAAAGAATTGAAATGGTTTTACGAATAAAAATGGAGATTCGGCGATATATTACTGAACTAGGGACAGAAGGTCGGCTCATTTCCATGCAGTTGGATGAATTGGTGTCGAAGGTGGATGAGGAAGCGTATCTGTTAGTGAAAGACTATTGCCGGAAATCCGATTTGACGCCTCATCAAATTCTGACCGAACTGCATGCATTGTCAGCCGACGATTTGCTCGACAGCGAGGCAATTATCCGGATTTTCGGGTATGAAGGGGACATTAATATCACGGAGGAGCCTGTGTCTTCCCGTGGTTACCGCATCTTAACAAAATTACCGAGGTTGCCGCACCCTGTCATCGAGAATCTGGTGAGTCATTTTTCAAACATATCCAACGTGCTGGGTGCTTCCATCGAAGAATTGGATGATGTGGAGGGGATCGGAGAGGTGCGGGCCAGGTCTATCAGGGAAGGGTTGCGGCGTATACAAGAACAGGTCTTTATTGACAGACATATATAA
- a CDS encoding protein arginine kinase produces MSVSEFLHKSPKWMKEEGPESDIVISTRIRIARNLARYPFPVLLTEGDADAIIELVRKAIGSAELEKIGKFQLFRSRELSEVERQVFVEKHLISPNLAEDERRSAFALLQDESVSIMVNEEDHLRIQCIFPGLQIHNNWKLASEIDDILESKLDYAFDEKYGYLTSCPTNVGTGLRASVMMHLPGLVLTNQINRILSAISQVGLVVRGLYGEGSDATGNIFQVSNQITLGQSEEEILDNLQGVVKQILQHERAARSLLLRENREQLEDRIWRSFGILSYARKIESKESMQRLSDVKLGIDLGILKNASGGILRELMVMIRPAFLQKLTGKELAPGERDWKRAEIIRKHLMPD; encoded by the coding sequence ATGTCAGTCAGTGAATTTTTACACAAAAGTCCCAAGTGGATGAAAGAAGAAGGACCGGAGTCTGACATAGTGATTTCCACAAGAATACGGATTGCGCGGAATCTTGCGCGCTACCCATTCCCTGTATTGCTGACGGAAGGGGATGCGGATGCGATTATCGAACTTGTCCGCAAAGCTATCGGGAGCGCAGAGTTGGAGAAAATAGGAAAATTCCAGTTGTTCCGCAGCCGGGAACTGTCAGAAGTGGAACGCCAGGTGTTTGTCGAAAAGCATTTGATTTCGCCAAATTTAGCGGAAGACGAAAGACGAAGCGCGTTTGCCTTACTGCAAGACGAGTCCGTTTCAATCATGGTCAACGAAGAAGACCACTTGCGTATACAATGTATATTTCCAGGGTTGCAGATTCACAACAACTGGAAGCTGGCGAGCGAAATTGATGACATTCTGGAATCGAAACTTGACTATGCATTTGATGAGAAGTATGGGTATCTAACATCCTGCCCAACAAATGTCGGCACAGGCTTGCGTGCATCCGTAATGATGCATCTGCCAGGCTTGGTACTGACCAATCAAATCAATCGGATTTTATCCGCCATTTCTCAGGTGGGGTTGGTGGTGCGCGGCCTTTATGGGGAAGGCAGTGATGCAACAGGTAACATTTTCCAGGTATCGAACCAGATCACCCTTGGGCAATCAGAAGAGGAAATTTTAGATAATCTTCAGGGGGTGGTCAAACAGATACTACAGCATGAGAGAGCAGCACGTAGCCTACTGCTGCGCGAAAATCGGGAACAATTGGAGGATCGGATCTGGCGCTCCTTCGGCATATTGTCATATGCCAGAAAAATCGAGTCGAAAGAATCCATGCAGCGTCTTTCAGATGTAAAGCTGGGGATTGACCTAGGTATTCTCAAAAACGCCTCAGGTGGTATACTGCGGGAACTGATGGTGATGATTCGACCAGCCTTTTTGCAAAAACTGACAGGAAAAGAACTCGCTCCTGGAGAAAGGGATTGGAAACGGGCTGAGATTATTCGAAAACATTTGATGCCAGACTAA
- the pssA gene encoding CDP-diacylglycerol--serine O-phosphatidyltransferase encodes MFVKALPSAFTLGNLFLGIIAIILAFNDQFDYAAIVVIIGMLLDGLDGRIARALNATSEFGKELDSLSDVITFGVAPAFIMYGSVLNQLHWPGMVITGIFPICGALRLARFNVSAGNPNYFVGLPITAAGGVLATMALYHDLVPGPEITLALGMLGLSYLMISRIKYPNFKKVGIPKAAIWVVPILAVLVTVVFVFFPGQASKLLFLPLVFYAIYGLKKNYRFRRRKNRSEVVITEQLDSKLEM; translated from the coding sequence ATGTTTGTTAAAGCGCTGCCAAGCGCTTTTACGCTAGGAAATTTGTTCTTGGGAATTATTGCGATCATTCTTGCATTTAACGATCAATTCGATTATGCAGCAATCGTTGTTATTATTGGGATGTTGTTGGATGGCTTGGATGGCCGGATTGCGCGTGCTCTAAATGCGACGAGCGAATTTGGCAAGGAGTTGGATTCCCTGTCAGATGTCATTACATTTGGTGTGGCTCCAGCATTTATCATGTATGGTTCGGTACTAAATCAATTGCATTGGCCAGGCATGGTGATTACAGGCATTTTTCCGATTTGCGGGGCGCTTCGTTTGGCGCGTTTCAACGTGTCAGCAGGCAACCCGAATTATTTTGTAGGTCTGCCTATCACAGCGGCGGGCGGAGTTCTGGCCACGATGGCGCTTTACCACGACCTTGTTCCGGGGCCGGAAATTACGCTGGCTTTGGGAATGCTCGGGTTATCATACCTAATGATTTCGCGCATTAAGTACCCGAATTTCAAAAAAGTCGGCATTCCGAAGGCGGCTATCTGGGTGGTTCCCATTCTCGCCGTACTGGTAACAGTCGTGTTTGTGTTTTTTCCGGGTCAGGCCAGCAAACTGCTGTTTTTACCGCTGGTTTTCTATGCGATTTACGGACTAAAAAAAAACTATAGGTTCCGCCGCCGCAAAAACAGAAGTGAAGTGGTAATCACGGAGCAGCTTGATTCAAAATTGGAAATGTAA
- a CDS encoding HAD family hydrolase: protein MEIEAFVFDLDGTLFQTEMVAVPAFQHKLQRLQIEGLFRNPIPDESEITKWFGLTTDEIWSRLLPDVAESDRKKADDMLLDRGSHVYLFKRQGKLCERSCM, encoded by the coding sequence ATGGAAATAGAAGCGTTTGTGTTTGATCTTGATGGCACGCTATTTCAAACGGAAATGGTGGCTGTTCCCGCCTTTCAACATAAACTGCAACGGCTGCAAATCGAAGGGTTGTTTCGTAATCCAATTCCGGATGAGTCAGAAATTACAAAATGGTTTGGTTTAACGACTGATGAAATCTGGAGTCGTTTACTGCCGGATGTGGCTGAATCCGATCGTAAAAAAGCAGATGACATGTTATTAGACAGGGGTTCGCATGTATATCTCTTCAAACGGCAGGGAAAATTATGTGAAAGAAGTTGCATGTAA
- a CDS encoding UvrB/UvrC motif-containing protein, with amino-acid sequence MNCQECGQRPATVHFTKIIQGDKSEIHLCELCAREKGEWMNKSNGFSLNSLLSGLLNFDSTGATVSAPVRCSTCGLTYSQFSQVGRFGCADCYNHFRARIEPLARKIHGSTTHVGKVPSRAGGKIKLQRELSRLRTQLQNAIDHERFEEAAMLRDKIKEFEKQIGS; translated from the coding sequence ATGAATTGCCAGGAATGTGGTCAAAGACCGGCAACGGTTCATTTTACAAAAATCATTCAAGGCGATAAAAGTGAAATCCACCTTTGTGAGCTTTGTGCCAGAGAAAAAGGGGAGTGGATGAACAAATCTAACGGATTTTCGTTAAACAGTTTACTATCGGGCTTATTGAACTTTGATTCAACGGGCGCAACCGTTTCCGCTCCTGTACGCTGCAGCACGTGCGGGCTCACATATTCTCAATTTAGCCAGGTGGGTCGATTCGGGTGTGCGGACTGCTACAATCATTTTCGCGCTCGTATTGAACCGCTTGCTAGAAAGATTCACGGATCAACCACTCATGTGGGTAAGGTACCCAGCCGGGCAGGAGGGAAAATTAAGCTGCAGCGGGAACTGAGCCGATTGCGTACGCAACTTCAAAATGCGATTGACCATGAAAGATTTGAAGAAGCGGCGATGCTTCGGGATAAGATCAAAGAATTTGAGAAACAGATTGGCAGTTAG